The DNA region CTCTTCCTCTCCGAAATTCATCGATTTCCCGGTATCTACCGCCGCGGCGATGGCCTGCTGCACGACCGTTTTTCGGTACTCGCCGCGTTCCGCGGCTCCCACCTTCGCCACAAAGGTCCCGGTTCCTTGCTTCGTCCGCAGCAGTCCCTCGTTCTCCAGATCCTGATAGACGCGGCGAACGGTGATTACGCTGCAGTTCAGGCTTCCGGCGAATTCCCGGATTGAAGGCAGCAATGTTCCTTCTTCGATTTGCCCGCTGATAATCAGCGATTTGAGCTGCGTTTCGATCTGATGATACAACGGCGCTCCGCTCTCCTCATTCAGCTGAATGGGAATCCACATCGCTTTCGTCACCTCCGCCTTCCAGCGCTTTTCCCAAGGTTCCCATTATGCCAGATCCCGCACGGCCAGCTTGCGCTTCGTGACGGCGGCAAACAGGTTTAAGCCCAGTGTTCCGCAGACCAAGGTTCCCCACATCAGCGGCGACAGGAGCGCATATCGCCCGGAGTAATCCACCGTCAGCTTGATCAGATTCCCCCCGAAGCCGTTGACGACAAAAGCGAGCAAAGCGACCAGCACCATTGAGGCCATCGACATCCAAAGATATGTGCTGCCTTTCTTTAAAAATTCAAAGTAAATGTAAGCGCCGTTAAGCAGCAATCCGTAGCCGCACCAAGTTAAGGCAAAAGCAATGTATCCCGCCAGACTCAGCTCGCTTCGCAGGGTTGCCGAAAGCAGATAAAGCGCCGCAAAATAAAGCACGCCATTAAAAAAGATCGCCGTAACCAACTGTATAATCCGGCCTAGCATCACCGCGTCCGCCGGGATGGGAAGCGTGCGGTAAAACCGCAGCATCTGCGTATATGAATCTTCTTTAAGGTAGTTAAATGAGCGCCGCGAAAAATAAAAACCGGTAAACGGAATCAACAGCAGCATGAGAAAATCCGCCATCGACTCAAGCAAAAAAGCCCCCCGTTCGTCGTTTCGGAACATAAAGCTCATCATCAGCGCCATATACAGCATAAACAAGACGTTCCAGATCAGGTACAACCGGTCCCCGCGCAGATCCCTTATGAAGATGACCCACGCGTCTTTCCACCTGTTCAATACACTCAACCTTTCTTTTTCAAAATGTAAACTGGCTCAAAACCGAAATCAGTGCATGACAAAATAAATTGTCTTGATATCCCTGCATGCTGCTTAGCACGATTATCCCTTTGGTTCAGAGGGTAGAGGGTGGGGGCTAATCACGGTCCTTTCATTTTTCCCGGTGTCGCGCCCCATTCCTCCCGTCGGGTCTGCTTCACTTCTCCTAAACCTCATTCTCAACAAACCTGTCTAACGTTCTCGAACATGTCCGCTTCTCCCAAACCTATTTACTTCTCCTGAGTTTATCTTCCTCTTGGCTCCCGGATCAAACGGGATAATCGTGCAAAGCGTCCGGACAGCGGATATTGATCTCCCGATTATTAGGTTGAGCCGTAAAACTTCTACCCAATTGGGGCCGGATACGGCTTAAAGCAAACTCCGAACCGTGCGCCGAATTTTGCGTCAAACTGAACTGTGCCTACTGTATATATCTTTATATACAGTATAATGACTAGGGATGAATCCGTCAAACCCCCCCCTGCTCAACACACTTCTGCAAGCAAAAAAATAACGCCCCGAGTTTATAACTCAGGACGTTTCCATATGCGGGACATGGGATTCGGTTAGCGCTTTGGGTAATGCTTGATTAGCGCTTGGTTAGTGCCGGCTAGAGCTGGGTTAGCACTCGGCTAGTGCTCGGTTAGCGCTTGATTAGCGCTGATTAGCGCTCAGCTAGCTCGTTCCCCGCATCGTCAGACGCCGAGAATCACTTCCCATACCGGCTTGGTATGGCCGCCCGGGTACATCAAGTACAGCAGCACGTAGACGGCCACGCCGGTAATCGCCGTAAAAAACCAGATCACCGAAGTCGTTCTGCCCCATTTGCGGTGTTTCGCGTACTTTTCCCGGAATCCAAGCACCAGCGTTGTGAGGCCGAAGACGGCCGCCACCGTCGCCAGAACGATGTGGAAAATGAGGAAAGTCTGATAATATCCTTTCAGGCTGTCCGGACCGCCCCAGGACGTATTCCCGATAAACACCGTACGGGACATATAAATCACAAAAAACAGCAGCGCCGCGACCGCGGCGGCGATCATCGTCTTCTTGTGGGCTTCCCGCTTGCCCTTAATGATCAATCGCCACCCGATGGCAACCAGCACCGCACTAATGACGATAAACGACGTGCTGATCGTCGGGAACAACGTGTACAGATCCAATTTCGAACCTCCTAAAAGTTTTGTGAGGACTGTATCCTTGACTTTGCTTCAATAAAACCTGCTTCATACCGCTTCGTACCCGGCAACCCGATCGTTCCCCCCCAGCCCTCGTTGGAAAATCCAATAGCTGGCCTGTTTCGCCTCAAAACCGCGAATCTGGCTTGACCTAGCGGGAACAGGTGCGAGTGCGTAAAAAGAAAGTGTAAAAGAGCAGGAAATTTCTAACGGTTGTGAGCGGCGCTATTGGGGTTGAAACGGAGGATTACAAGATGTAACGGTTGCCAACGAGCTTATTCCCGTTTTTTCGCAGGTAAAGGGGCTGTTTCGCCCAAATAAGCGCGCATACAACCGTTAGAAATGCACCTTCGTTTTTTCGGCCAAATAAGCGCGATGACAACCGTTAGCACAAGAAAAACCGGATAAATCGATCATTCGAGCAACCCCATCGATCAAGCGCGATTACTGAATAACCCGTGCCTCGGGTTTCTCACGAGTTTTAGAAGGCTCACGCGCCTCGGATTGCCCACGTACCTCGGTATGCTCACGCACCTCAGATTGCTCACGCCCCCCGGAGGGCTCATGAGCCCCGGCAAGCTGAACCGCCAGTTCCTCATCGTCGCCTCCGCGGTTCTCCTGCTTGTACCACTGGTAAAAGACATACGCCAGCATCGAGGCGAAGATAAACTCCTGGATGAACTTCATCAAAATGCCGCCCACCTGCTGATCGATGCCGGGTTCCAAGAACCCGAAAAACTGCGGACCGCCGAATTGGCTTAACAGCATCGCGGGATTTCCCGAAACGCAGTACCCCATCGCTCTCGCCCACACGTTCGGATCGCTGTAGGTCGCGTAAAGCGGCTCCTTCGTAAAGATAATCAAGCCGCAGGCCGGCGTAAGCAGCACCATGTTCAGAAAAATAAACCCCATTTTCTTCAGCCCCTGCGCCCCCGGGCGTTCAGGCAGCGGGTTCACCAAAGTCCACCACATCAGCCCCGAAGCGATAAACAGGACGATGTAATAAAGCCGGTGCACGCCGAAATGCAGCATCACGTAATCGTGAACCGCCGGGATATGGTAAAACGAAAACAGTCCGTTAAACACCACGGCCGCCGCCACCGGCTTCACCAAAAACCGCAACTGGCGCAGCGGGCTTCCGGCCAGAAACACGGCGACTTTCCGCCATACCCAAGGCGGGATACCCAACATCAGCAGCGGCGGAGCAACCAGATAAGACAATGCCATGCTTATCATATGGAAGCTGAACATCATATGCCCCAGCAGTTCGACCGGACCGCCCTGAGCCAGGTACAGCAGCGCCATCCCGGCCGCGAACAGCAGTTTCCGCCCCGCCGGCACGCGTTCCTCCGCGGCCCATTTCCCGCCGCCCGGACCGATCAGCACGAAATATCCCGCCGTAATCAGCAGCATAAAGGCCAGAAATACCGGACTCCAAACATCCGCAAATTTAAAATATTCTAATCCAAGCATCGTAAAACCTCCCTCCGCCGCCGGATTTTCTGTCTAAATTGTGAAAAAAAGAGGGGGGCCATGATCTCCGGATCAGACCCGCCTCTTTTTCATCTTACCACCACATCCAGT from Paenibacillus macerans includes:
- a CDS encoding GntR family transcriptional regulator, which codes for MWIPIQLNEESGAPLYHQIETQLKSLIISGQIEEGTLLPSIREFAGSLNCSVITVRRVYQDLENEGLLRTKQGTGTFVAKVGAAERGEYRKTVVQQAIAAAVDTGKSMNFGEEELTQLFLQVLRMKYGSEGKKGEES
- the ctaG gene encoding cytochrome c oxidase assembly factor CtaG, whose product is MLGLEYFKFADVWSPVFLAFMLLITAGYFVLIGPGGGKWAAEERVPAGRKLLFAAGMALLYLAQGGPVELLGHMMFSFHMISMALSYLVAPPLLMLGIPPWVWRKVAVFLAGSPLRQLRFLVKPVAAAVVFNGLFSFYHIPAVHDYVMLHFGVHRLYYIVLFIASGLMWWTLVNPLPERPGAQGLKKMGFIFLNMVLLTPACGLIIFTKEPLYATYSDPNVWARAMGYCVSGNPAMLLSQFGGPQFFGFLEPGIDQQVGGILMKFIQEFIFASMLAYVFYQWYKQENRGGDDEELAVQLAGAHEPSGGREQSEVREHTEVRGQSEAREPSKTREKPEARVIQ
- a CDS encoding DUF420 domain-containing protein, coding for MDLYTLFPTISTSFIVISAVLVAIGWRLIIKGKREAHKKTMIAAAVAALLFFVIYMSRTVFIGNTSWGGPDSLKGYYQTFLIFHIVLATVAAVFGLTTLVLGFREKYAKHRKWGRTTSVIWFFTAITGVAVYVLLYLMYPGGHTKPVWEVILGV